Proteins found in one Vulgatibacter sp. genomic segment:
- a CDS encoding PfkB family carbohydrate kinase, with translation MAVLVVGSIALDSLETPFGQRNDVPGGSATFFSTAASFFAPVQLVGVVGEDFPEEHVAFLKSRGIDTTGLTRAAGKTFRWKGRYGFDLNEAHTLDTQLNVFGEFRPELPAAFRNPELLFLGNIHPELQGLVLDQVEKRPRLVGMDTMNFWISGSREALLKTLARVDMLFVNDAEARQLAGEHNVVKAARAILSMGPSRLVIKRGEYGALLFDKEHVFAAPAYPLEDVFDPTGAGDSFAGGFMGWLARRGDLSVGTLRQACVAGSTLASFCVEKFSLDRFKELDEAQIRERLASFKALTHFEEVPATL, from the coding sequence ATGGCCGTTCTCGTCGTCGGATCGATCGCCCTGGACTCGCTGGAGACGCCCTTCGGGCAGCGCAACGACGTCCCCGGCGGCTCGGCCACCTTCTTCTCCACCGCCGCCTCCTTCTTCGCCCCGGTCCAGCTCGTCGGCGTGGTGGGCGAGGACTTCCCCGAGGAGCACGTCGCCTTCCTCAAGAGCCGGGGCATCGACACCACGGGGCTCACCCGTGCGGCGGGCAAGACCTTCCGCTGGAAGGGGCGCTACGGCTTCGATCTCAACGAGGCCCACACCCTCGACACCCAGCTCAACGTCTTCGGCGAGTTCCGGCCCGAGCTCCCCGCCGCCTTCCGCAACCCCGAGCTCCTCTTCCTCGGCAACATCCACCCCGAGCTCCAGGGCCTGGTTCTCGACCAGGTCGAGAAGCGCCCCCGCCTCGTGGGCATGGACACGATGAACTTCTGGATCTCGGGGAGCCGCGAGGCGCTGCTCAAGACCCTGGCCCGTGTCGACATGCTCTTCGTCAACGACGCGGAGGCGCGGCAGCTCGCCGGCGAGCACAACGTGGTCAAGGCCGCCCGGGCGATCCTCTCGATGGGCCCGAGCCGCCTCGTGATCAAGCGCGGCGAGTACGGCGCGCTCCTCTTCGACAAGGAGCACGTCTTCGCGGCGCCGGCCTATCCCCTCGAGGACGTCTTCGATCCCACCGGCGCCGGCGACTCCTTCGCCGGCGGCTTCATGGGCTGGCTCGCGCGCAGGGGCGATCTCTCGGTGGGCACCCTGCGCCAGGCCTGCGTGGCGGGCTCCACCCTCGCCAGCTTCTGCGTGGAGAAGTTCTCCCTCGACCGCTTCAAGGAGCTGGACGAGGCGCAGATCCGCGAGCGCCTCGCCTCCTTCAAGGCCCTGACCCACTTCGAGGAAGTGCCGGCGACGCTCTGA
- the rlmN gene encoding 23S rRNA (adenine(2503)-C(2))-methyltransferase RlmN, with product MSLPIVADIQQPGAAAPARPEVRSLSREELGALVARLGEKPYRAGQLYKWLHQKYALSFEEMSDLPKAFRAKLQAEVVLEPLVLDKDQRSTDGTIKFRWRTTDGKLIESVYMPDEERGRRTLCISTQVGCAMGCGFCATGTMGLARNLTPGEIAGQVHQVNRFLIEEGLVPGPRPLTNLVYMGMGEPLHNFENVKASLEILLSEEGPNFSHRHVTVSTAGIVPNILRLGAETEVKLAISLNATTDECRDKVMPVNRRWKIADLMEACRKFPMRQGRRITFEYVLFDGINDTDADLERLVQLVRQVPAKVNLIQYNKNEGLPYEPSPPERVQHFIDGLMRRGVQAMARKNRGRDILAACGQLAAEGGPGRKPAKGILTGQLAPRGA from the coding sequence GTGAGCCTTCCCATCGTCGCCGACATCCAGCAGCCCGGGGCTGCAGCGCCCGCGCGGCCCGAGGTGCGCTCGCTCAGCCGCGAGGAGCTCGGCGCCCTGGTGGCCCGTCTCGGCGAGAAGCCCTACCGCGCCGGCCAGCTCTACAAGTGGCTGCACCAGAAGTACGCGCTCTCCTTCGAGGAGATGAGCGATCTCCCCAAGGCCTTCCGGGCGAAGCTGCAGGCCGAAGTGGTCCTCGAGCCGCTGGTGCTCGACAAGGATCAGCGCTCCACCGACGGGACGATCAAATTCCGCTGGCGCACCACGGACGGCAAGCTGATCGAGTCGGTCTACATGCCGGACGAGGAGCGGGGCCGCCGCACCCTGTGCATCTCGACGCAGGTGGGCTGCGCCATGGGCTGTGGCTTCTGTGCCACCGGCACCATGGGCCTCGCCCGCAACCTCACGCCCGGCGAGATCGCAGGCCAGGTCCACCAGGTGAACCGCTTCCTCATCGAGGAGGGGCTGGTGCCCGGCCCGCGGCCCCTCACCAACCTCGTCTACATGGGGATGGGCGAGCCGCTGCACAACTTCGAGAACGTGAAGGCGTCGCTGGAGATCCTCCTCTCCGAGGAGGGACCCAACTTCTCCCACCGGCACGTCACCGTCTCCACCGCCGGCATCGTCCCCAACATCCTGCGCCTCGGCGCCGAGACCGAGGTGAAGCTGGCGATCTCGCTCAACGCCACCACCGACGAGTGCCGCGACAAGGTGATGCCCGTGAACCGGCGCTGGAAGATCGCCGACCTCATGGAGGCGTGCCGGAAGTTCCCGATGCGGCAGGGGCGCCGGATCACCTTCGAGTACGTGCTCTTCGACGGGATCAACGACACCGACGCGGATCTCGAGCGACTCGTCCAGCTGGTGCGGCAGGTTCCCGCCAAGGTGAACCTCATCCAGTACAACAAGAACGAGGGGCTGCCCTACGAGCCCTCGCCGCCGGAGCGGGTCCAGCACTTCATCGACGGGCTGATGCGCCGGGGCGTGCAGGCGATGGCCCGCAAGAACCGCGGCCGCGACATCCTCGCAGCCTGCGGCCAGCTCGCCGCCGAGGGTGGCCCGGGCCGCAAGCCCGCGAAGGGGATCCTCACCGGCCAGCTCGCCCCCCGCGGCGCCTGA
- a CDS encoding RES family NAD+ phosphorylase: protein MRCWRICRARWSAQAWDGEGARLLGGRWNHPGDRMVYAAGSLSLAALETLVHVEPEIAPADLVAIPAELPDDLEIERWSASDLPRDWRSYPAPAQLRDLGADWLRSRRTAVLLVPCAVIPEESCLLINPAHPRAAALRPGDARPFSFDPRLFGA, encoded by the coding sequence ATGCGCTGCTGGCGCATCTGCCGGGCGCGCTGGTCGGCCCAGGCCTGGGATGGCGAGGGGGCGCGGTTGCTCGGCGGCCGCTGGAACCACCCCGGCGATCGTATGGTCTACGCTGCCGGGAGCCTCTCGCTGGCTGCGCTCGAGACGCTGGTGCACGTGGAGCCCGAGATCGCGCCGGCCGATCTGGTGGCGATCCCTGCGGAGCTCCCAGACGACCTCGAGATCGAGCGCTGGTCGGCATCCGATCTCCCGCGGGACTGGCGGAGCTACCCGGCTCCCGCGCAGCTGCGGGATCTCGGCGCAGACTGGCTGCGCTCGCGCCGGACGGCGGTGCTGCTGGTGCCCTGCGCGGTCATTCCCGAGGAGAGCTGCCTGCTGATCAACCCCGCCCATCCGCGCGCCGCCGCGTTGCGCCCTGGAGACGCCCGGCCCTTCTCCTTCGACCCCAGGCTCTTCGGCGCCTGA
- a CDS encoding antitoxin Xre-like helix-turn-helix domain-containing protein, with product MRSSEMVASLLGGKRTLGTSPRTDRDFVRLVRSGLPWASLGATARRLGVTEEEALSWTGLPRRTAARRKAEGRLEAEESERLLRLARVVAVAIDVLGDEVRALRWMRSANRGLGGETPLEWLDTDLGTAAVIDELLRLEYGVFS from the coding sequence ATGCGATCGAGCGAGATGGTGGCCTCCCTCCTGGGTGGGAAGCGGACCCTGGGCACGAGCCCCCGGACCGACCGTGATTTCGTGCGGCTGGTCCGCAGCGGTCTCCCCTGGGCCTCCCTCGGTGCAACGGCCCGCAGGCTCGGTGTCACCGAGGAGGAGGCCCTCTCCTGGACCGGGCTGCCACGGCGCACCGCTGCGCGGCGCAAGGCGGAGGGGCGCCTCGAGGCGGAGGAGTCCGAGCGCCTCCTGCGGCTGGCGCGGGTCGTCGCCGTCGCCATCGACGTGCTCGGCGACGAGGTGCGGGCGCTGCGCTGGATGCGGTCTGCCAACCGCGGCCTCGGTGGAGAGACGCCGCTCGAGTGGCTGGACACCGATCTCGGCACCGCGGCGGTGATCGACGAGCTGCTGCGCCTCGAGTACGGCGTCTTCAGCTGA
- a CDS encoding HEAT repeat domain-containing protein: protein MTAPARSRIAALRGALLPVLLLLLTCTACKRDDRLGFVDRLLVSEADLGSHPRLSLGPEDLAASAREALEEKGRIGLLDPGEKPAGGVEPWHARVELVYLRTLPPVLAPSGDDPNLPLRAEVAVELALTRGAGSRIVGEGRAQQEFLAGGPESRNDAFRKAIDKALAEAAGQLALHLETATRTDQELVAELASADGQRREFALRVLADRKSPVALPYLLERLEDSDRTAQLRAVGGLVAVGDHGAVPKLIDATLGRDPSFVIQVIYALAEIGGEEAEAYLFTASTGHPEEMVRRAAEEALHSLRTERAATASSANPPVQRGGATPAAR from the coding sequence GTGACTGCGCCTGCTCGCTCCCGGATCGCCGCCCTGCGAGGGGCGCTGCTACCGGTGCTTCTCCTGCTGCTCACCTGCACCGCCTGCAAGCGCGACGACCGGCTCGGCTTCGTCGATCGGCTCCTCGTCTCGGAGGCGGATCTGGGGAGCCACCCGCGGCTCTCCCTCGGCCCCGAGGATCTCGCAGCCAGCGCTCGCGAAGCCCTGGAGGAGAAGGGGCGGATCGGCCTGCTCGATCCCGGCGAGAAGCCGGCAGGCGGCGTGGAGCCGTGGCACGCCCGTGTCGAGCTCGTCTATCTGCGCACCCTTCCGCCGGTGCTGGCCCCCAGCGGCGACGATCCCAATCTGCCGCTCCGCGCCGAGGTGGCCGTCGAGCTCGCCCTGACCCGCGGCGCCGGCAGCCGCATCGTCGGCGAGGGCAGGGCGCAGCAGGAGTTCCTCGCCGGTGGTCCGGAGAGCCGGAACGACGCCTTCCGCAAGGCGATCGACAAGGCCCTCGCGGAAGCGGCGGGGCAGCTCGCCCTCCACCTCGAGACCGCCACCCGCACCGACCAGGAACTCGTGGCGGAGCTCGCCTCCGCCGACGGGCAGCGCCGCGAGTTCGCCTTGCGGGTCCTCGCCGATCGCAAGAGCCCGGTGGCGCTGCCCTACCTGCTCGAGCGCCTCGAGGACAGCGACCGCACCGCGCAGCTCCGGGCGGTTGGAGGCCTCGTCGCGGTGGGTGATCACGGCGCCGTGCCGAAGCTGATCGACGCCACGCTCGGCCGCGATCCCTCCTTCGTGATCCAGGTGATCTACGCCCTCGCCGAGATCGGCGGGGAGGAGGCGGAGGCCTATCTCTTCACCGCCTCCACCGGCCATCCGGAGGAGATGGTCCGGCGTGCTGCGGAGGAGGCCCTGCACAGCCTCCGGACCGAGCGCGCCGCCACCGCGAGCAGCGCCAACCCGCCGGTGCAGCGCGGCGGCGCCACGCCGGCGGCGCGGTAG
- a CDS encoding HTH domain-containing protein — protein sequence MTFYEAALQILLREGKPLHANAITELAIKESLLSHVGKQPEITMAAQLAAMARRSADRRLIAVEPDTFGLTDWSVEPCEEALEKSGVVERPDENEPPLRGRERHPRIDKENVRIAGRGDRRRKYEELERKKKKKKKRLPPLAELVYDIVDRAGRPLPVFEVAAAIREHDLVAEDIGREALENALRSENERREGEGRKPVFDFPEGGLVGLSGQAVPEEEVDLPALVARVVGRLAEERKPAAVEAVVAVGAAAPIDQMVADARGRAVAQLRQRLAELDAVALEAVAQTMLDTLGYRDVRVAKRHKDGSLYTCRRRMGLTEVRYAVRVIRGGREVRREDVLELRRDLQSHSAQMGVLLSPSDVTREGKSEAAQAGGALVALLCADALADQLAERGMGVRQRTVTFTEFDPAAFRSLAAAGAPAPAAGATAETRRESAADRRERREKERREWREKRAKEREERRKAREAAAAAAAQAEAGAAAEEGPIAAERAVSHPAEQVAAPHAVEETQAGVTSAAQPAPEGAPAEQVAPAEAAAVEVPEAAPAEAVVPAARETPAPGEQVEAPAAPAPAAEAAPAQPIAPEEKPVAAAKAEAPVAATEAAEPTVAPQPEAAAEEEEAPDRPRRRRRRTRAAGPEVEAASAEGAEETSTEPTPGEPETEG from the coding sequence ATGACCTTCTACGAGGCGGCGCTGCAGATCCTGTTGCGAGAGGGAAAGCCTCTCCACGCCAACGCAATCACCGAGCTCGCCATCAAGGAGAGCCTCCTCTCCCACGTGGGCAAGCAGCCCGAGATCACCATGGCCGCGCAGCTCGCGGCGATGGCGCGTCGCAGCGCGGATCGCAGGCTGATCGCGGTGGAGCCCGATACCTTCGGCCTCACCGACTGGAGCGTGGAACCTTGCGAGGAGGCGCTCGAGAAGAGCGGCGTGGTGGAGCGGCCCGACGAGAACGAGCCGCCGCTGCGGGGCCGCGAGCGGCATCCGCGGATCGACAAGGAGAACGTGCGGATCGCCGGCAGGGGCGACCGCCGCCGCAAATACGAAGAGCTCGAGCGGAAGAAGAAGAAGAAGAAGAAGCGCCTGCCGCCTCTGGCCGAGCTGGTCTACGACATCGTCGATCGCGCCGGCCGTCCGCTGCCCGTCTTCGAGGTCGCCGCCGCGATCCGCGAGCACGATCTCGTCGCCGAGGACATCGGCCGCGAGGCCCTCGAGAATGCGCTGCGCTCCGAGAACGAGCGCCGCGAGGGCGAGGGCCGCAAGCCGGTCTTCGACTTCCCCGAGGGTGGCCTCGTGGGCCTCTCCGGCCAGGCCGTTCCCGAGGAGGAGGTCGATCTCCCGGCGCTGGTGGCCAGGGTCGTCGGCAGGCTCGCCGAGGAGAGGAAGCCCGCTGCGGTGGAGGCGGTCGTCGCCGTCGGTGCCGCGGCGCCGATCGATCAGATGGTCGCCGACGCCCGCGGCAGGGCGGTCGCGCAGCTGCGGCAGCGGCTCGCCGAGCTCGACGCGGTGGCCCTCGAGGCGGTGGCGCAGACGATGCTCGACACCCTCGGCTACCGCGACGTGCGCGTAGCCAAGCGGCACAAGGATGGCTCGCTCTACACGTGCCGCAGGCGGATGGGCCTGACCGAGGTCCGCTACGCGGTGCGGGTGATCCGCGGCGGCCGCGAGGTGCGGCGCGAGGACGTGCTCGAGCTGCGGCGTGACCTGCAGAGCCATTCGGCGCAGATGGGCGTGCTCCTCTCGCCCTCCGACGTCACCCGGGAGGGCAAGAGCGAGGCGGCGCAGGCAGGCGGCGCGCTGGTGGCGCTGCTCTGCGCGGACGCGCTGGCGGACCAGCTCGCGGAGCGCGGGATGGGCGTGCGGCAGCGCACCGTGACCTTCACCGAATTCGATCCAGCGGCGTTCCGGAGCCTCGCTGCAGCGGGAGCGCCTGCTCCTGCCGCAGGCGCCACTGCCGAGACGCGGCGCGAGAGCGCTGCCGATCGGCGGGAGCGCCGGGAGAAGGAGCGCCGCGAGTGGCGCGAGAAGCGGGCGAAGGAGCGCGAGGAGCGTCGCAAGGCCCGCGAAGCCGCTGCCGCAGCTGCGGCGCAGGCGGAGGCCGGCGCTGCTGCGGAGGAGGGGCCGATCGCCGCCGAACGCGCGGTGTCCCATCCCGCGGAGCAGGTGGCTGCGCCCCACGCGGTGGAGGAGACGCAGGCCGGCGTGACCAGCGCCGCGCAGCCTGCACCGGAGGGTGCGCCGGCAGAGCAGGTGGCACCGGCGGAGGCGGCTGCAGTCGAGGTGCCGGAGGCGGCCCCCGCCGAGGCAGTCGTGCCCGCAGCCCGGGAGACGCCGGCGCCTGGTGAGCAGGTCGAAGCACCTGCGGCGCCGGCCCCCGCGGCCGAAGCGGCGCCGGCGCAGCCGATCGCTCCCGAAGAGAAGCCGGTGGCAGCAGCCAAGGCCGAGGCCCCCGTCGCTGCCACCGAGGCAGCGGAACCCACGGTCGCGCCGCAGCCGGAGGCAGCCGCCGAGGAGGAGGAGGCGCCCGATCGTCCCCGCCGCCGCAGGCGCCGGACCAGGGCCGCCGGTCCCGAGGTGGAGGCCGCATCTGCGGAGGGCGCCGAGGAGACGTCCACCGAGCCGACCCCCGGCGAGCCCGAGACCGAAGGTTGA
- a CDS encoding PQQ-binding-like beta-propeller repeat protein, giving the protein MIRFHIGTRWKSERRGHSAHALADEIHGSLGIEVDGVDISRGRLEDRLVPTTTALVESVARLLEGGARTAAVPFDEGSIELILARHGEAVTLSLVSLPRPARVLVRDLEVELGALAQAAGRCGEELLGHLAELPPDEAKGAAVGRLRQACTRLARASALPGEAPPPSGRPLSLRSRPPAGGTEAPSLGFDLRDEDGRLGSYEGGEGLHPLLAPGHLYVHAPDGEELCAVSGSPFLLLRDLADVGLRLLEAAREGDEGGFSFPLGWEAPAVEVDLRGGAVTVAGRTLRCPAEALARALFAGALDLGGALLARNPRLGHNPYLTSLVEEARERLSLCDQLAAPARAEGAVAARAPAPRSSREAPPLAPGALRRVSLRIAWTAEVGCNIRRLHPAGPSVWALGRRNAQALRLADGTPGPAIEGSVAVGGPKAPLLAADRAGVVSCSEADGTGRWTAALGADALSPAYAELPGGRAAVVADGTSLRLLGLERGDSLLTLDPPAAHAIALAAAGDLVAAGADNGLLYGVVGSRAEVAWRVPVGAPIARLTVYRDRLLVITEGNELLGFAAATGEPLFRAELPVDPAGEVLPVPGGWIVAGAGRTGGEVLGLAADGTVRWRVRPNLGAEAPAIRRAGGAVYARGEAGICRIDRGKVRWNEPCLPGGAPVLIRGLLALPGETLRLLDAATGRGLLVTGNTSALPPADHLLATEDVLVVADREGAVAAMRLAGALAVV; this is encoded by the coding sequence TTGATCCGTTTCCACATCGGCACCCGCTGGAAGAGCGAACGCCGGGGACACAGCGCCCACGCGCTGGCAGACGAGATCCACGGCTCCCTCGGGATCGAGGTCGACGGCGTCGACATCTCCCGGGGCAGGCTCGAGGACCGGTTGGTGCCCACCACCACCGCCCTGGTGGAGTCGGTGGCCCGCCTGCTCGAAGGCGGCGCCCGCACAGCGGCGGTGCCCTTCGACGAGGGATCGATCGAACTCATCCTCGCCCGGCACGGCGAAGCGGTGACCCTCTCGCTGGTCTCCCTGCCCCGGCCGGCCCGGGTGCTGGTCCGGGATCTCGAGGTGGAGCTCGGGGCCCTGGCGCAGGCAGCGGGCCGCTGCGGCGAGGAGCTCCTCGGCCACCTCGCCGAGCTGCCGCCGGACGAGGCGAAGGGCGCCGCGGTCGGGCGCCTGCGCCAGGCGTGCACCCGGCTGGCCCGCGCCAGCGCCCTGCCCGGCGAGGCGCCACCGCCGAGCGGCAGGCCGCTCTCGCTGCGGAGCAGGCCCCCAGCAGGCGGCACCGAGGCGCCGTCGCTCGGCTTCGATCTCCGCGACGAGGACGGCAGGCTCGGCAGCTACGAAGGCGGCGAGGGGCTCCACCCGCTCCTCGCCCCGGGCCATCTCTACGTGCACGCGCCTGACGGCGAGGAGCTCTGCGCCGTCTCCGGCTCGCCCTTCCTCCTCCTCCGCGATCTCGCCGACGTCGGCCTGCGCCTGCTCGAGGCCGCCCGCGAGGGCGACGAGGGCGGCTTCTCCTTCCCGCTCGGCTGGGAGGCGCCTGCGGTGGAGGTCGATCTCCGGGGCGGCGCAGTCACCGTCGCTGGCCGCACCCTGCGCTGCCCCGCCGAGGCCCTGGCCCGGGCGCTCTTTGCCGGCGCCCTCGATCTCGGCGGCGCCCTCCTCGCCAGAAATCCCCGCCTCGGCCACAACCCCTACCTCACCTCGCTGGTGGAGGAGGCCCGCGAGCGGCTCTCGCTCTGCGATCAGCTCGCCGCCCCGGCGCGGGCGGAGGGCGCCGTCGCCGCCCGTGCCCCGGCGCCCCGGAGCAGCAGGGAGGCCCCGCCGCTGGCACCGGGCGCGCTGCGCCGGGTGAGCCTGAGAATCGCCTGGACCGCCGAGGTGGGCTGCAACATCCGCCGCCTCCACCCCGCCGGCCCGTCGGTGTGGGCGCTCGGGCGCCGCAACGCGCAGGCGCTCCGCCTCGCGGACGGCACCCCCGGCCCCGCGATCGAGGGCTCGGTTGCCGTCGGTGGCCCGAAGGCGCCGCTCCTCGCCGCCGACCGCGCCGGCGTCGTCTCGTGCAGCGAGGCGGACGGCACCGGGCGCTGGACCGCCGCCCTCGGCGCCGACGCCCTTAGCCCCGCGTACGCCGAGCTGCCCGGCGGCAGGGCAGCGGTGGTGGCGGACGGAACCTCCCTCCGCCTGCTCGGCCTCGAGCGCGGCGACTCGCTCCTTACCCTCGATCCGCCAGCGGCCCACGCGATCGCGCTGGCGGCAGCAGGCGACCTCGTCGCCGCCGGCGCGGACAACGGCCTGCTCTACGGCGTGGTCGGCAGCAGGGCGGAGGTGGCATGGCGGGTTCCGGTGGGGGCGCCGATCGCGCGGCTCACGGTCTACCGCGACCGGCTGCTGGTGATCACCGAGGGGAACGAGCTCCTTGGCTTCGCCGCCGCCACCGGCGAGCCCCTCTTCCGCGCCGAGCTGCCGGTGGATCCCGCCGGCGAGGTCCTGCCGGTGCCCGGCGGCTGGATCGTCGCAGGCGCGGGCCGCACCGGCGGCGAAGTGCTCGGCCTCGCGGCGGACGGAACGGTGCGCTGGCGGGTTCGCCCCAACCTCGGCGCGGAAGCGCCTGCGATCCGCCGCGCCGGCGGTGCGGTCTACGCCCGCGGCGAGGCGGGGATCTGCCGGATCGATCGGGGCAAGGTCCGCTGGAACGAGCCCTGCCTGCCGGGCGGCGCGCCGGTGCTGATCCGGGGCCTGCTCGCCCTGCCCGGCGAAACCCTGCGGCTCCTCGACGCGGCCACGGGCCGCGGCCTCCTCGTCACCGGCAACACCTCCGCCCTGCCCCCAGCCGATCACCTGCTGGCGACCGAGGATGTGCTGGTGGTGGCGGATCGCGAGGGGGCGGTGGCGGCGATGCGCCTCGCCGGCGCGCTCGCCGTGGTCTGA
- a CDS encoding metallophosphoesterase family protein: MRIGIFSDVHSNIEALTAVREELEALGCDRLICLGDVVGYGASPNECARQIREMAAVTLLGNHDAAVAGKMDYSFYYEAARHALDWTAEKLEPENLAWLQGLPYVHREGEVGFCHGSPLEPEAYEYIFAEHQARELLPVIDELADITFIGHSHLCKAFALRDGEVHDVIAQRFTVREGYRYICSVGSVGQPRDYDNRSCFVTYDTEKRLVQYHRVEYDIDAAAQRIFDEGLAANFGKRLFLGV; the protein is encoded by the coding sequence TTGCGCATCGGGATCTTCTCGGACGTCCACTCCAACATCGAAGCCCTCACCGCGGTGCGGGAGGAGCTCGAGGCGCTCGGGTGCGACCGGCTGATCTGCCTGGGCGACGTGGTGGGCTACGGCGCCTCGCCCAACGAATGCGCGCGCCAGATCCGCGAGATGGCCGCGGTGACCCTCCTCGGCAACCACGACGCGGCGGTGGCCGGGAAGATGGACTACAGCTTCTACTACGAGGCGGCGCGCCACGCCCTCGACTGGACCGCGGAGAAGCTCGAGCCCGAGAACCTCGCCTGGCTGCAGGGGCTGCCCTACGTGCACCGCGAGGGCGAGGTCGGCTTCTGCCACGGCTCGCCGCTGGAGCCCGAGGCCTACGAGTACATCTTCGCCGAGCACCAGGCCCGGGAGCTGCTGCCGGTGATCGACGAGCTCGCCGACATCACCTTCATCGGCCACTCCCACCTCTGCAAGGCCTTCGCCCTGCGCGACGGCGAGGTCCACGACGTGATCGCGCAGCGCTTCACCGTGCGCGAGGGTTATCGCTACATCTGCTCGGTGGGATCGGTGGGGCAGCCGCGCGACTACGACAACCGCAGCTGCTTCGTCACCTACGACACCGAGAAGCGGCTCGTGCAGTACCACCGCGTCGAATACGACATCGACGCCGCCGCGCAGCGGATCTTCGACGAGGGGCTCGCGGCCAACTTCGGCAAGCGGCTCTTCCTCGGGGTCTGA